From the Paramormyrops kingsleyae isolate MSU_618 chromosome 7, PKINGS_0.4, whole genome shotgun sequence genome, one window contains:
- the st6galnac6 gene encoding alpha-N-acetylgalactosaminide alpha-2,6-sialyltransferase 6 isoform X1: MGQRPIDKVRDHVLTGWMWIWDLRVHGQQRQKIILATIFLITTLLILFSSNSSSEIYSPFHNSFHHKVMFTDLKKWAGKEGYVAVYGNKSMTLHCRQCALVTSSSHILGTGAGDEIDQTECVIRMNDAPTTGFEPDVGNRSTLRVVAHSSVFRVARHPSEFLNKTPDLVVVYWAPPTMIGKDSKSTLFRLIQRVSMTFSNLSSFTIAPSKMRKFDSLFQKETGRDRAKSRSWLSTGWFTMVIAIEICDSIHVYGMVPPNYCVTGPHPKRKMPYHYYKPRGPDECLTYLQNERGRMGNHHRFITEKQVFARWAKLYNITFSHPRW; encoded by the exons ATGGGACAAAGGCCAATAGATAAG GTCAGAGATCATGTACTGACAGGCTGGATGTGGATCTGGGATCTGCGTGTT CATGGTCAGCAGAGGCAGAAGATCATCCTGGCTACCATCTTCCTGATAACGACACTGCTGATACTGTTCAGCTCCAACAGCAGCAGTGAGATTTACAGCCCTTTCCATAACAGCTTCCACCATAAAGTTATGTTCACGGATCTTAAAAAGTGGGCGGGCAAGGAGGGCTATGTAGCGGTCTACGGCAACAAG AGCATGACCCTGCATTGTCGCCAGTGTGCACTGGTCACCAGCTCCAGTCACATCCTGGGCACTGGTGCTGGAGATGAGATTGACCAGACGGAGTGTGTGATTCGTATGAACGATGCACCCACCACGGGCTTTGAGCCGGACGTGGGCAATCGCAGCACGCTGCGCGTGGTGGCCCACTCCAGCGTGTTCCGGGTAGCCCGCCACCCCAGCGAGTTCCTCAACAAGACCCCAGACCTTGTCGTTGTGTATtgggccccccccaccatgatCGGGAAGGACTCCAAAAGCACCCTCTTCCGCCTGATCCAAAGGGTCAGCATGACCTTCTCCAACCTGTCCAGTTTCACCATCGCTCCCAGCAAGATGCGCAAATTCGACAGCCTGTTCCAGAAGGAAACAGGCCGGGACAG GGCGAAATCTCGATCTTGGCTAAGCACCGGGTGGTTTACCATGGTGATCGCCATCGAAATTTGTGACAGCATTCATGTGTATGGCATGGTTCCTCCTAATTACTGTGT AACGGGGCCCCACCCAAAACGCAAAATGCCATACCACTACTATAAGCCAAGGGGCCCAGACGAATGCCTGACTTATCTGCAGAACGAAAGAGGGCGTATGGGAAACCATCATCGCTTCATTACTGAGAAGCAAGTGTTTGCGCGCTGGGCCAAGCTTTACAACATCACCTTTTCCCATCCGAGGTGGTGA
- the st6galnac6 gene encoding alpha-N-acetylgalactosaminide alpha-2,6-sialyltransferase 6 isoform X2: MGQRPIDKHGQQRQKIILATIFLITTLLILFSSNSSSEIYSPFHNSFHHKVMFTDLKKWAGKEGYVAVYGNKSMTLHCRQCALVTSSSHILGTGAGDEIDQTECVIRMNDAPTTGFEPDVGNRSTLRVVAHSSVFRVARHPSEFLNKTPDLVVVYWAPPTMIGKDSKSTLFRLIQRVSMTFSNLSSFTIAPSKMRKFDSLFQKETGRDRAKSRSWLSTGWFTMVIAIEICDSIHVYGMVPPNYCVTGPHPKRKMPYHYYKPRGPDECLTYLQNERGRMGNHHRFITEKQVFARWAKLYNITFSHPRW; the protein is encoded by the exons ATGGGACAAAGGCCAATAGATAAG CATGGTCAGCAGAGGCAGAAGATCATCCTGGCTACCATCTTCCTGATAACGACACTGCTGATACTGTTCAGCTCCAACAGCAGCAGTGAGATTTACAGCCCTTTCCATAACAGCTTCCACCATAAAGTTATGTTCACGGATCTTAAAAAGTGGGCGGGCAAGGAGGGCTATGTAGCGGTCTACGGCAACAAG AGCATGACCCTGCATTGTCGCCAGTGTGCACTGGTCACCAGCTCCAGTCACATCCTGGGCACTGGTGCTGGAGATGAGATTGACCAGACGGAGTGTGTGATTCGTATGAACGATGCACCCACCACGGGCTTTGAGCCGGACGTGGGCAATCGCAGCACGCTGCGCGTGGTGGCCCACTCCAGCGTGTTCCGGGTAGCCCGCCACCCCAGCGAGTTCCTCAACAAGACCCCAGACCTTGTCGTTGTGTATtgggccccccccaccatgatCGGGAAGGACTCCAAAAGCACCCTCTTCCGCCTGATCCAAAGGGTCAGCATGACCTTCTCCAACCTGTCCAGTTTCACCATCGCTCCCAGCAAGATGCGCAAATTCGACAGCCTGTTCCAGAAGGAAACAGGCCGGGACAG GGCGAAATCTCGATCTTGGCTAAGCACCGGGTGGTTTACCATGGTGATCGCCATCGAAATTTGTGACAGCATTCATGTGTATGGCATGGTTCCTCCTAATTACTGTGT AACGGGGCCCCACCCAAAACGCAAAATGCCATACCACTACTATAAGCCAAGGGGCCCAGACGAATGCCTGACTTATCTGCAGAACGAAAGAGGGCGTATGGGAAACCATCATCGCTTCATTACTGAGAAGCAAGTGTTTGCGCGCTGGGCCAAGCTTTACAACATCACCTTTTCCCATCCGAGGTGGTGA